The nucleotide sequence catataaacataagtaTGGCAAGACTGACAACTTAAACAGAAATGAGATGCAGTGTGAACAATTTAAGTACTTTCCCAATGCAACAGGCGATGACGAAATAATGTTCCATCTAATGTGCAAAACAGGACATATTAGCCTGTGCCCTAGGTTTTAAAGAGGAACCCAAAAAAACAAGGAAACATTAAACATCCATGGTAGAACTGGTTTCAGTTGAAAATGTTGTTTAACTAAATAAGTTGAAACGAGGAAAATAAATTTCATGGATTGACTACAAGAGATTATGATACTTTGAGGACCATATTAAAAGTTCAGATAATCACAGAGAAAATGCTAATAAGAAGGTACTTACAGAAACTAATCTAGTTCAGTTCTCCATTTGCACCTACTGTTGGAAACTCAGCACTTTCACACCCATCCGAAATATAAGCAGAAAATTGTTACTCAATAAAATGTTAGATCAAATCGGAGGATCTTCTACTGATCTCCAGGCAGTGTTAACAAGTTCACTAAACCGCCATCTTCATCATGTGAAGGTCTTCAATGAGAAATGAAATTAACAATAGCATTCACTAGAACATAACTGGCAACTGCTGTATTAACACAACCACggcctttttttttcttctataagCATCGTCATAGTGTTATCATTACAGGAAACACAAATTCATGGACACTTCCTTTGGACTTCCCACAAAGTGAATATCAGGGTTCTTTATGCCCACAGAAACATCAGGAGTAATGTGAGACATCAAGAAGAGTCGGCAAGACACCTAATTTTCTTGGCTACGACGATTGTTTGCAAAATCATTGCTAGCATGATGGAATTCAGCCAAAGCATCAGCAGCAGCCAAATTGGATACAGGTGCCTGATTCTAGATTCAGAAAACAAGCCGTGTCTAAGTTCTCTGTCTGATCTTGTATCTTGTAACACTTAACAACAACAACAGGTAAGAAGCATATTTTCTTCTGCAGCACCAGAAAAACATAGATATACTGACGATTGCAAAAACAGAAGATAAAAAATCTATCATTTACAGGAGAGCTATGGTCAATGGCATCAACTTCAGCTTTCATTCAATCTACGCTCTGGATTGATTCTTAATTAGCAGCTAGGTTTACTTCCATAAGGGTCATACAAGATGTTCAATGTACTCCTGTACTCATCCTGTGGAGGTGAATTATTTTGGACGACTGTAAGGATCCTTTCATGTTTAAAGCAAAATGTACACTGGCCTCAAATTGGAGCAGACCAAAAAGGCCAAAACAACTAGGAGTTGGAAACTATGTCACATTCTTGCTGATCTTTTACTGCATCAACAGCTACAATTTTATTCTCAATAATATCAGAAGTATTGCCAATTAACTCAGTTGTCTGAACAGTTGTAAAATCGACTTCAGATTTTTCTTCACTATGGAAACTTGTTTTACCTCCTCTAGATAAAATGTTTGTGCAAGCATCACCAGCAGTCTCTACTGACAAAGACTGGGAAGATTTGCCATTGTTAATAGGATCAGCAGAATCATCTGAAATAAAAGATGAATCTTCGGTAGCATTTCCGCAATGGCCAACAGCCTGGGCAGAGTTATGGGGCTCGGCTTCAGCAGCAATTAGCTCAGAAGAATCATGAGCTGACTTTATATCTTGATGATCTTTGATGTCGTATTCAATGACTCCAACTGCATAAACCACAGAGATGTTTAAAACGGAGAATCACAAAGAAAATGTTCAATAAATGTCAATGTCATCCCATGTGGTCACCTTCATCAACAGGtgtatcatgtttagaagaatGATTTTCCAGCAGTGGCTTCTGTAGTAAACCAGTACCAGGAAAAACCAATATGTTTATGGACCTAACTTCTAATTCTTGAGAAACCTCAAGCTGCTTAAAGCTAAATACATTAGTCCATGTTTCCTTTAATTCAGAAATTGCAGGTATGACCAGCTTTTCAATATTAAGGGAAGAGAGAACCTGAAGATGAGaacaaattatttcaaaaaaaaaagagagaaaattatttataataacaGATAGCTtgttaaagaaaaggaaaatagagatgagaaaaattaaatagttCATAGAATTATAATAAAAGACTGCTTGTTACGAAAGAAAAAGAGGGGACGGGAGAACTACACTATTGCCTAATACAATAGTCTAAGTACTGAAAAATTCACAAACTGAGTAACAATGTGCATATCCACAAACACCCAAGTGGCTACCTCTTTAAAGGAAAAACAAACCTCAATTAACTATCGACAAAAATGCCTGTAACAATGCAATTGCAAACGAAATCAATTTCACACAACATAACTGCCAAGTTTCAAATATCAGACACCTAATACTTCATTTAGCTTACAGAAGAACCATCAGCCTGTACCAATTAATAGTTGGCTAACCCGTAGCCATATTCTTTCATTCTAAAGACAAACATCAGTGAAACATCAGTGGCATTGTAAAGGTTGGCTCCTATGCATCCTCTGCAAGCCTGGATCTAGGATTTTAAGGCAATCACATAATgacattgatccggtggtaaggtaggGCCCCGTCCCGCAGGAGGTCAGCGTCACGTGGAAGGTCAAGGGCAAGGCGGTCAATGCCCCTAGGCTAGCATCCGACCTGGCGACCCCATCAGCCGGTCGGACTAAGGAATGGTCGGTCCGATGTTAGTACAGCTCGGTCTCGCACCGAGCTTCCGACACTCAAAGACTATCACCAGAGCAGGCGCCGACCGGCAAGTCATGTGCCGAGCGATTGGGCATGCGTCGTGCGGACATCAGAATCGCCCACAGATCATATCACAGCCAACGAAGCGCGGACCCGACCCAGCAAGCCTAGACAGTGGAAATAGCCGAGCGGCCTCCCCGCTCGGCCCAGACAGCAGAATTAGCTAAGCGATCTTCCGCTCGGCCCACTAGCAGACAAaagctggccgagcggcccaCCCGCTCGGCCCACTAACAGACAAAGGCAGGATTGACTGGTATCCTCCTCGAAACCCGTGTCGTAGACAGATAGCATGGTTGCCGGCATGATCAAgcagagaatcgtacgacggaagcttccactgtcttgtcaggatatgctcgggttgttgaggtatggtgtcaggtacacttttctgacacgtcctatcaaggaaagctttgagatgcgtgcatgcctcgaggagcgtgcacacGCACCCAGAGAGCTCTGTATAAAGGACCCCAagcttcgacgaaggtatgctcattctactgtagctacagttacgctgtCACTTTCGCTTCTTTGCTTTCTTGCTACTTTCGCCggagatctgacttgagcgtcgaagggtcatcgtcggggaaccactccctggctcggcactgacgctttTGTGCTTGCAGGCTAATCTCATCGGAGGTCCACGCacggtcaacaggagcgccacatccccatcGTCCGTCACCTCGACTctcgaacaggatcaaatttgacatcGTCTGTAggaacgcacctgcattcgaGCCGAGAAGATAGAAAAAACTGGACGACTTCACACggtgacgctcactcaagaggagctcgacgcactTGTACAATCGCGAGCGGCAAAATTAGTCGAGCAGCAACAGCAAACAGCGCTAGCCGATCGGCTGGTTCAACAAGCAACATCAActtcaggaggccgagcggcccATGAAGACCGACCGGAGCAATTGTCCATCTGGGGGCAGAATAAAGGGTCGACCGGCACTCACGGGGAGGCTCCACCCGCGCCTATTCCATTCCACCGAGCCTTGTTTCAAACGCCCTCCGAGATTGCTCAAGCCAATCAAGGAAGGGGCTCTTCTTCAGATGAAGCACCCGTGCAGGGAGCAAGGAAAGGCAAGACGCCCCAAGCTGATtcgtcgcccgagcggatcaaccgccagtTCTCCGAGGCAATCCTACAAGATCCGCTGCCAAGGCACTACGCTCCCTTGGCGATCGGAGAATATAACGGGtcgaccgacccggacgaccatcttggTAAGTTTGATAACGCTGCTACTCTTCATCAGTACATAGAGGGAGtcaagtgtcgagtcttcctcgCCACGCtctctggctcggcactgacgctttTGTGCTTGCAGGCTAGTCTCATCGGAGATCCATGCACGGTCAACAGGAGAGTCACATCCTCAGCGTCCATCACCTCGACTCTCAGACATGATCAGCCACATTAGGATCAGTCCTGGGCTagcctttttattcttttttccATCTTACAAATGACATACTTCATAACACTTCCATTTAGCTTTCCTCTCTATGTTAGTAAGGACATTTTCAATGCTCTAAAGTCTAAAACCACACGAATGTTTCCATTTTATCTTCCATATTTAATTGCATTTATAGAAATCACAATCATTTTGTTTTACAAGAACATTAGATATTTACAAGTTTGTGACCCAAAATAAGTCTCTAATCTCTGCAGCTGTAAATATGCATGGTCTGTATGTCATAGTAGTTAAAATGAATTGAGGCAACATAAATTGAAGCAATCGCTAAGGCtttaaagaaaacaaagaaagcaGTAGAGGCAGTAGGGAAAtttgaaagagagagagagagagagagagatggttGAAACAAATATGCTTTCTTGATAATTATGATGGCAGAGAGATGATATTGAAGATAATTCAGTTTACAGCTTCTTACCTGCTTtaaacatagaaataaaagaaatttaatgCATACATGAATATAAACACAATGATTAACTTTTACGTTGTATAAGAAttataaaataacataaaaataatgaaagaatgATATACTTATAGTCAAGATGTAGAAAATTTTATAATAGGAtgaaaatagaaaagaatgggACAAAACATATAGCCTCAATCTATTTATTTTTACTCAAAAACATCCAAGAGAAAATATTTACTGATTCAATTCCACTAAGTAGCCGACGGCACATCCCTTGACGTCTATACATGTTTCTTGTCCCAATGAAAGGCATTTCTGCCAGTCTGGTTCCGTGAATTCTGTTTGATGCAATAAaatcaacaaaattcaatatcaaaTAGAGCATAGGTGATGAtgaataaaagaaatcaaatcTTGCTGATAATATTCAGAGAAGACTTAATTTTAGATTTACACTTTAGGTTAACTGTCTTTGACAAATACTAGATTTGGTAAGAAAAAATAAGTAGGTGCATCAACTATTGACTAGCCAGAGACAACCATTAGGTTTACTGATATAGCTTAACCGCACCAAAATCATATGTTGGAGGTCAAACAATCCTTGTAACTTGTGAGGCTCCATTAAATCCACCCAACAAAAACCTAAATAAATTGCCTGTAAAAATCTATCTTGGCCAGATTTTTTTCCCCGTAGATTAACTAAATGAACAAGCCACATTGCGATGGAAGAAAAGAAACCAAACAATAATAAGACTCTGAAGGAAAGAAGACAAGGGTTAGCTATAAAACTAAGTTGCAATGGCCAATGACATCTTGTATTATATTGATACCATTTAGAGCTGTGATTATCAGCTAAAGACGATGGGCAATAATCCATGTAATGGACATCATGTGAGAGAGAAGTCGGATGACAGCACTTGTAGGAAGTGGTTATAAAATAAAAAGAGCAACTACTTAAGCACCAGAGGAGATGATAGGGAAACACAACATATGGAAatggaagagaagaaaaataatgaaACAATTCTGTTTGGAGGTGGGAAAGAAGATTAGATAGTAATTAATTAAAGTAGTGCTTAAATACAATCAAAAATGAATCTCCATTAATGAATTGCAATCTAGCTATATAAAAATGGCACTTTCTTATAGCTAAAGATATGATGACCAAAAATGTCTAAACACTCAGAATACAAATCAGTCAGATTATATCAGCTTCAGATTGGATAAATTAGAGTCATCCCAACGAGTCTCCTCCGTTCTAAGAATTTCACATAACAAATGCATCAAGGAGGAAGAATCATCATTTATTGAACAATATGCTCGACAGAAAGAACAAACCCAAGGTTACATCAACCCAAAAACACTTCAGGGAAGCTTGATCGATAGCAAGTTAACTCAAGCAGTTATTACTTGTTATCCAAATATCACCTGTTTAAGAAAATAAGAATACCTGATAGATGCCACAGAGATAATTTCATCCCCATGCTCCAAAATAAAAGTGTAGAAACCGCTGTAATTCAGCCGACTGAAATTTGATCTACACAGAAAACCAAAGTCATACATAGAGCAGAGTTAGTTATATGATATTTATTAAGAAATCACAGAGGGCACCTTTACCAACAACTCTCAGTTattccaaaaaataaaaataaaactttgttCCCTAAATCTTCTAGGGACGATTTTTTCTTTTTGTGAAAAAATACCTTAAAAAACATAAATATAGAAACACAAATAAAAGACCTTAAAATATTATGAATAATTTTTAGTGACTTACCAAAACATATACAAAAAAGAAAAGGCACATAAGCTTAAATTctctttaaataaaaaaaaattaaaaatgttaaaatatcTTATTTTGGCTAGGCTCAAATGTTGTGTGATGTTATCATCTTTGTAAAACTAACAATGAACCGAAGATAAAATAGTTCAACAACAAAAAACAtttaattatataatatatttgaataacttttgaaaaatgtaCAAAAAATACAAtcatttggaacatggaatatccTAAAATTATTTATAGAACTACTATAATAAAGTTGCTTGTGTAGTCATTTAAAGAACTGTAATTGCAAATAGCAAATGCATTTGCCAGAACAAAACAAGTTGCAAATGTCATTATATCATTTGCATTTGCCTGCAACATTAATTGTTGGTTACCATAGGGTCTCACCATGCAAAGCTCAAATGACAAAAGAGCAAACATTGACTCTAAAAGACCTAAAGCACAGTTAAAATTTTGATGAGAGACATTTTTCTTTCACAAGTCCAAAAATTCGAAACAATTTCAAGATATCATTTATAATCTTGTTTCTTCTTACATCATACTGTATATGATTAGCTTTGATGTCCTAGTAAAAAAAAGCTCTACAGCTTTGTCTGTAGGATCCAATATAGACCAGCAAACCAGCTCCTAGTTTGGTTGACTGGAGAAATTTTGATAAATAGTACATAGGTATTAGGACCCAAATATGTTGTTGTGTTTTACCAGTTACAAAATGTTAAACATTGGTTAATATGAGAGATTGCATTGGGATGGAAACTAATTCCATTTGGACCACTTTGATACAAAAGCAATAAAAGCAACATTGATCTGTCTAGCAATTCCGAGTTATCAAGAACAACTTCTATGATTCTATCGCCTTACATCAATGCAATATGAAATTCTGGGTATCACAAGCATGCAAACTCATTGTTAGTCAGTGCCTAGCTATGGAGTTTAAAATTATAGTATGACAGATGCTTACCCACAATTATACACAACATTATGAATAAGGTTAATGCCACTTCTCCGGTCAACAATAGGCAGAAAACACTCATCCATAACTGCAAGGGCGACAGCAATCTTTGAGTTGGATTCGGCCGTTTGATGGAACTGTAATGGAGATTTAGAAGAATCCTCATCAAAACGCCTGACAACAGTCCATGAGAATCCTGATTCAATATCATTcttcatcccaagaatcttctttaGTCCTCGGAAAACCTACAGCAAACAAAATTACAAGCCGATGATACCATATCAAAGGTGAATAGACATATTATTCAAATCCTACTACAATACACAAGCATTCTATTTTCGCACCTTATATAAGAATATTAAACAATACTAATTGGCCAATGTTCAAGAGTTATAAAGCAACCATGGAGGCCTACATTTTCCCCAGTCAGCCTAATAAGCTATAACTAATGGTTTTTCTCCAGTATATAACATTTTTATATACCTACAGAAGCCAATCATTGCCACTTAATGTTTACATAAGTTACATTTTTATACAGAAAAATTAGGCATTCTTGTATATAAGAGCTTCTTAATGATATATCATTAGAAGAATTATGTCCATAAATTCCACATATGATCAACCAAAACAAGTTTGACTGACAATTattctccttttcttttcttttgcttgtttCATTTTATTACCTTACATGCTAAAaattcttttttgaaaaaaaaaatccatatactTCCATCTGTTATATAAATGTGTCGTGTTAGCATCCTATATTAATAAATgccatttatttattttgttctttGTTTTAAGAGATGTTTTCATATCCATAATTTTGCTTATCTAGTTTCTTAGAGTTGAATTTTTTGATATGCTATAAATGCAAAATTGGAGGTGCCttttttttgtattttgtttttgttgttttcctttgtattaTTATATCTCCTACCTAATATATTGTCATTTACACATTTCTGTTCTTGTATTGCCACCATGATTGTCATCAACCAATATCAATATAGTAATTCGACTTAGATTGTTATTGGTAAAGGGTGCAATGATTTTTCCAGAGAAATAGATACACAAAGATTTTTGGCAGAATTTCAAAAATTAGGATTCCAAGAAATCACTTAGAAATGAGTTAGGTTATACTGTGAAATAGATGGAATTCACTGAAACTTGATCAAATTTAGAGGAggaaaaattgaaataaatgcaaTTTTGTCAAATAAGGTTGATTTAGGAAAACTCGGCCGATGTACCCAATTCTTCGCTGATTGCAACTTGAGTCCTAGCCAACATAACATGAGGAGGAGATATTCTTCGTCACTTATTTGAATTGCAGATTAAACTGCTCAACCTCGCCACCTCTAGAAATTTATCACAAAATCAATTGTTTAATCTTACTATTTCTGGAATCTACCACTAGCTAGACCAAGTACCCCATCTATCTCATATATCTGTCTCTTGCATGATATTGTCATATCGTTATTACCAATCAAGATAAAATACAGCATCTCTCTTGATAGACAGTAGCCTCGAAACCTCCTTCCTACATATCAATAATCTAATTTTACTTAACagctatatataaataaaatatgatCTCATTATTTGTGTTATTATATCATAACAATATAGTATATATAATATGATAccaatataatattataataaactTATGAACCTGATGATACTAAATATTACTATTTTTGATAAGTTTCCTTTATTTTACTATTTAGTTTTCTATATCtttataaactatttttggaaatttttcctaATAAGttcatattatttttattaattatgtttaattcaatatatttttttattaacttttgtgaataaataaactatataaataaattaataattgtttttaaaactctataTAGACAAAGAAACATAAGCTTATGGGGGCGAGAAACCACCTAGGGTTTACCTATTCAATCATGTATTGTGCAGCTTACTCCGATCTCTATCTTGTTAATTTCCAAGTCATGTTtaagttaatatttatttaattaaatcaattttgcTAAATTGATATAAAAAAATGGGCATATTTTATACATTGCTTACATCAATATGTATATTTTATTCTGGTTAGTTGTATAAACATTCATATGGAAACATAGATTGCTTAAAatgatattattgaatgaaaGAGGAAAGTTTTATTTGTATTGATTGTTTAGGttatttaatttgatatattatatagTCCATGCAAACAAATGCATTTTCTTGGCATGCAGCTGTCAACATACCTAAAGTAAGTTTCTAACAAAATATAAACCACGTGTGTTACGTAGAGTATCAACCGTATACCCACCCACAAACAACTTTTATAGACCTATTCATTTGAATATATAATTTGAAAGATGTATAAATGAGAGGATGGGCGGACCTTTAATTCATCCTTACAATGTTTGGTTGGAAGAATGGATCAATCGTGAAGGATAAAGATTCACATTTTCCCCTCATATTTACTCTGCCCAAAATAGGGCAAATCGAGCAAAggatggatgaagatattttgttAATCACATCTTTGTCATTCAAATGTTTTGTAACATACTTAGCACCCATCGAACCCTACGCTCGCATCTCTTAGTTCTAGTCAGTTTCTCACGTTGTGTTATCATGCTTGCTTGCCTACATGCCTTCTTCTTCCATAAAAAACCGAACAAGAGTAGTTAGCTCACGTCACTTATCCTCAGTAGATTGCTCATACTATATACCCTTGTATCGTGCATTTACATGCCCTTACACCTTCTCTGTCGTAAACACAAACAAAATGGGCATTATAAAGGAAAGGCATTAATAAATTGTTAGATATGAATTCTTGTATAAAAGTTTGTTGGATTGATTTAATGTTCAGAGAGGAAAGTAGTTATGATGGATTTAATTACAATTCAGTCAGGAAAGTAGTTATGAAAAGGAGAGTATTGTTgccttttaaaaatttaattatttatcctTCAATTTATTAAACCAAGTGAAAGGATAGATGAATTGATGGATCATTTTATTCATCCATCTGTTTACAATAAGAAGAAGGATAAGTTAACTTTCATTGAATCTACCCATTTATGCATCCATCCATAACCATACATCGTTCGACTTATCCAGACAGACACATGTGTTATTATCTTCTTCATTATAACACAATATGCATGAAAGAAAGCAGAATCTGCTATCAAGAACATTATTGATATAACTGAAGATAGGCATGTATCCAAACATATAAAACTTTTGATGTAACAAAATCATCGTAAAGGATGCATGAAAAGGTTGATGACTTTCTACAGGAATAATTTGAAATTTCAAACTAGATGGAGCTATTTACACATTATGTCATGGTCACATGGATTCGTAGGAATCATTTTTGTACCTTTCTACAACTTGAGGAACAAAAAGAAATGGCAGTACTCTTGGAAGTGGCAGATATATACTCTGTCTCAGGAATGCAATCTTCATGGTCTGCAAAATCCAATACAAGTAACTCCATAGCTCTTAGAATGTAGAAGGGCATTTAAGTAAGAACATATAACAGGAGGATTCATACATTTTGCCTCACACTGGTGACAGGAAAGCAATAAGGAAACTGTTTCATAGCTTGCACTACTAGGATCAGTCGAGATCTGCCCACAGAACCTGCAGCAGCAGTTGGTACAGTGCCAATCTCCAGGAGGAGGCTTCTGGGATGCAACACAGGAACTTAAGACATTCATGCATAGCAGAACCAAAAGGCAAAGAAATTACCAAGATTAAGCTGACAATCATGTAGAAAAATAAACTAAAGAATGTGGCAGTTACGAGCATGGAAATACCATAGTAGCTAATTATAACATAAATATTACCGGTCAATAAAAATCAATAGTTTTGCAGAAATCCATTTTGCCACCTGCATAATTTTCAGAATCCACAAAAAAAATGGAGATGGAGAAAGAAAACCATTTATAAAGAACAAATAAAAAAGCCCGATCTATGTTTCTGCAATAACCACATATGCAATAGCAATGCCAACTAACTACGGCAATGCGTTCTATAAAGGGTAAGGTTTGTTCAAAGTAAGGATTGTTCAGTTTGATGTACCTCGATGCCCAAGCAAGCCAGATGAAAGGTCGAAGGACAACCATCACAACAGATTAAGGGGCCACCATCACCACAGATACCACAGGTATCATCATTAGGGTCATCACCATTGACATCAATATTGTAGAATCCTTGCCGTTCAGATTCACCCTGTTTTTTCCATGCCTCAAGCTGGCATTTCAACAGGGAAATTTCTCCATCCTCCAAAAATATATTTTGTGATGGATGTATAAGTTTGTTACCAGCATGAAGACCGAAGTTTGATAGAGAAAGGATTTTACCACAGCAGCTACAGTTAATGCCGTCTCTAGTTATCCAGCCTTCCAACTTTGTTTTAGTCATTCGCTGGTTCATATACTTCACTTTTCCATTTATGGGCAATACACCCACATCTATCATCCATGAAAGAACTGTCCTTTTATGCCTGTAAGTGACATAATCTGCGTCATCAGCTTCTGACTTATGGTTAATACCACGGGCCAATAGGGTGCATCCTCTCTGTCTGCTTCTTCCGTTGTGATGATTCTTATAAGATGTGGAACCGACAGAAAACTTTGAGTCTGGAGTCAACTTACCCTTAGTAGCTTGATCTCTAGGATGTCTCTTGTCAGattttttctttactttcttCCCTTTATACTTTGGGGATTCTTCAGACTCTtctatccttcttcttctcttgttaacAACAACTCTTTTCAGTAAATCAAGTGACTCCAAGGGTATGATAGGGTCGCTCACAGAAGGTGTTCTGCAGTTCCTTCCAGAAGAAATCTTACCCTCCGATTTGTTTGTTCTCTTTAGACGTTCCTGATACACTGCATAAGCCTTTGTGATTGACCAATAACCACCATGACCTTCAGGAGGTATGTAAACAGAATCCTCATAGTTCCTGCCTCTTCTTGGCCTCAGATCTATTGTCCAACCAGCATTAAGAAGTATATCTTTTAACTGATCTCTAAGTTTTTGTTTTTCAGTTCTGCGAGATACGTTTGCACTCTCTGATACTTGTTTTGCCTTAACAACACTTTCTGCACTGGAGTTGCTCTTTGTTCTCAGACCAGTCTTACCCTTTGAAATATGTGCTTTCTTTTTTCTTGTTTTATGAAAAACATTCTTCTGCAGTGTTTCACGTCTACTGTTTGCACTTTTCTCGAGACTGTCCTTTTTTGACTTTCTCAATTCATTTTTGCTCGGCGAGGCACCTAAGCTTGAATTTTCATCAACTCTTTCAAAGGGAGACAGGGATTGTTGCTTCAGTGCGGCACGGGTAGCTACACCACGAGAGCTTATGGCCTTTGAGACCTCTTCATAATTCCTTTTAGAATGGTTCTCAAGCCCATCAACCTTCTTATTACTAGGTAGTACTCGCAAGACGCCAGATTTCCCTTGCATCCTCAGAATATCATCCTTGGGTCGTGAAACACCAATGTCTTCTGCCCTGTCTCCGGTGACACAGCTACTGTTATCCTTCGCCTCAAGTTTCTGCTTATCTGGTGATTCTATCAGCT is from Zingiber officinale cultivar Zhangliang chromosome 7B, Zo_v1.1, whole genome shotgun sequence and encodes:
- the LOC122005816 gene encoding uncharacterized protein LOC122005816 isoform X2 — protein: MKKRRGIEVSAAEKVDGSNKDMKRRLIMSDSECNLDDCLASLRRADRGVSRNGDNSICGEDNEVEMKEEEENADVDKKEKVLKSYEGTQTDEVAVSCKKEVLETELERKCRIESSRAEVQSEKSKLDSSEQGGKKKFLSGGNMSKTVISDGVDEKEEMNVHKEGSSKSSVPAKRKRGRVMENQTLTNLQKTGKTETEKNKLIESPDKQKLEAKDNSSCVTGDRAEDIGVSRPKDDILRMQGKSGVLRVLPSNKKVDGLENHSKRNYEEVSKAISSRGVATRAALKQQSLSPFERVDENSSLGASPSKNELRKSKKDSLEKSANSRRETLQKNVFHKTRKKKAHISKGKTGLRTKSNSSAESVVKAKQVSESANVSRRTEKQKLRDQLKDILLNAGWTIDLRPRRGRNYEDSVYIPPEGHGGYWSITKAYAVYQERLKRTNKSEGKISSGRNCRTPSVSDPIIPLESLDLLKRVVVNKRRRRIEESEESPKYKGKKVKKKSDKRHPRDQATKGKLTPDSKFSVGSTSYKNHHNGRSRQRGCTLLARGINHKSEADDADYVTYRHKRTVLSWMIDVGVLPINGKVKYMNQRMTKTKLEGWITRDGINCSCCGKILSLSNFGLHAGNKLIHPSQNIFLEDGEISLLKCQLEAWKKQGESERQGFYNIDVNGDDPNDDTCGICGDGGPLICCDGCPSTFHLACLGIEPPPGDWHCTNCCCRFCGQISTDPSSASYETVSLLLSCHQCEAKYHEDCIPETEYISATSKSTAISFCSSSCRKVFRGLKKILGMKNDIESGFSWTVVRRFDEDSSKSPLQFHQTAESNSKIAVALAVMDECFLPIVDRRSGINLIHNVVYNCGSNFSRLNYSGFYTFILEHGDEIISVASIRIHGTRLAEMPFIGTRNMYRRQGMCRRLLSGIESVLSSLNIEKLVIPAISELKETWTNVFSFKQLEVSQELEVRSINILVFPGTGLLQKPLLENHSSKHDTPVDEVGVIEYDIKDHQDIKSAHDSSELIAAEAEPHNSAQAVGHCGNATEDSSFISDDSADPINNGKSSQSLSVETAGDACTNILSRGGKTSFHSEEKSEVDFTTVQTTELIGNTSDIIENKIVAVDAVKDQQECDIVSNS
- the LOC122005816 gene encoding uncharacterized protein LOC122005816 isoform X1 produces the protein MKKRRGIEVSAAEKVDGSNKDMKRRLIMSDSECNLDDCLASLRRADRGVSRNGDNSICGEDNEVEMKEEEENADVDKKEKVLKSYEGTQTDEVAVSCKKEVLETELERKCRIESSRAEVQSEKSKLDSSEQGGKKKFLSGGNMSKTVISDGVDEKEEMNVHKEGSSKSSVPAKRKRGRVMENQTLTNLQKTGKTETEKNKLIESPDKQKLEAKDNSSCVTGDRAEDIGVSRPKDDILRMQGKSGVLRVLPSNKKVDGLENHSKRNYEEVSKAISSRGVATRAALKQQSLSPFERVDENSSLGASPSKNELRKSKKDSLEKSANSRRETLQKNVFHKTRKKKAHISKGKTGLRTKSNSSAESVVKAKQVSESANVSRRTEKQKLRDQLKDILLNAGWTIDLRPRRGRNYEDSVYIPPEGHGGYWSITKAYAVYQERLKRTNKSEGKISSGRNCRTPSVSDPIIPLESLDLLKRVVVNKRRRRIEESEESPKYKGKKVKKKSDKRHPRDQATKGKLTPDSKFSVGSTSYKNHHNGRSRQRGCTLLARGINHKSEADDADYVTYRHKRTVLSWMIDVGVLPINGKVKYMNQRMTKTKLEGWITRDGINCSCCGKILSLSNFGLHAGNKLIHPSQNIFLEDGEISLLKCQLEAWKKQGESERQGFYNIDVNGDDPNDDTCGICGDGGPLICCDGCPSTFHLACLGIEKPPPGDWHCTNCCCRFCGQISTDPSSASYETVSLLLSCHQCEAKYHEDCIPETEYISATSKSTAISFCSSSCRKVFRGLKKILGMKNDIESGFSWTVVRRFDEDSSKSPLQFHQTAESNSKIAVALAVMDECFLPIVDRRSGINLIHNVVYNCGSNFSRLNYSGFYTFILEHGDEIISVASIRIHGTRLAEMPFIGTRNMYRRQGMCRRLLSGIESVLSSLNIEKLVIPAISELKETWTNVFSFKQLEVSQELEVRSINILVFPGTGLLQKPLLENHSSKHDTPVDEVGVIEYDIKDHQDIKSAHDSSELIAAEAEPHNSAQAVGHCGNATEDSSFISDDSADPINNGKSSQSLSVETAGDACTNILSRGGKTSFHSEEKSEVDFTTVQTTELIGNTSDIIENKIVAVDAVKDQQECDIVSNS